One segment of Salvia splendens isolate huo1 chromosome 20, SspV2, whole genome shotgun sequence DNA contains the following:
- the LOC121780800 gene encoding putative receptor-like protein kinase At3g47110 isoform X4 — MPNASLDRWLYSSMHCLDLIQRLKIAIDVAAALEYLHHGHTCPVVHRDVKPSNVLLDEDMVAHLGDFGIGQLFDDGEVVIQTQTLATIGYAAPELGMEGKVSTQGDVYSFGIMLLEMFTGKKPTDDMFDEEMRLKEWVSESLQRNSVPIAAALLSREDQDFCAKEQCVLSIFELAMKCLAVASHERINMIEATTTLKRIYATTVTERRRPPPYAFSVSIRDNRL, encoded by the exons ATGCCGAATGCGAGCTTGGATAGATGGTTATATTCCAGCATGCATTGTCTAGATCTTATCCAGAGACTGAAGATAGCAATAGATGTTGCAGCAGCCTTGGAATATCTTCACCATGGCCATACATGCCCAGTTGTCCATCGTGATGTAAAGCCAAGCAATGTTTTGCTCGATGAAGACATGGTCGCTCATCTTGGTGATTTTGGTATTGGCCAACTTTTTGACGATGGAGAAGTTGtcattcaaacacaaacattggCGACTATCGGGTATGCAGCACCAG agtTGGGAATGGAAGGGAAAGTGTCCACACAAGGAGATGTGTACAGTTTCGGGATAATGTTGCTCGAGATGTTTACAGGGAAGAAGCCAACAGATGATATGTTTGATGAGGAAATGAGGTTGAAAGAGTGGGTAAGTGAATCATTACAAAGAAACTCAGTTCCTATTGCAGCCGCTTTGCTGTCTAGAGAAGATCAGGATTTCTGTGCAAAGGAGCAATGCGTGTTGTCAATTTTTGAGTTGGCAATGAAATGTTTAGCCGTTGCATCTCATGAAAGAATCAACATGATAGAAGCAACGACTACTCTCAAGAGGATCTATGCAACAACGGTAACAGAAAGACGTCGTCCACCACCATATGCCTTTTCTGTTAGTATTCGCGATAATCGGTTATGA
- the LOC121780800 gene encoding LRR receptor-like serine/threonine-protein kinase RGI3 isoform X3, translating into MENFILSFAVSVLLLHSFALSLNSITTDKHALISFKNSITSDPYAILSANWSQNNTSVCNWIGVSCGLKHGRVTALNLSGYGLVGTVAPHLGNLTFLRYLDISFNNFSGFLPFELSKLRHLKVMNVGANSFTGEIPTWLGSLPRLEKLYLYKNTFLGTIPSSLSNNTKNQMLQILNLNYNQLSGSIPYAIFNVSSLREIRIRNNSLSGWLPSEMCDNLPNIEALDISANQLSGEIPPNIWKCRHLQELKLSTNHFNGKIPSEIGSLSRLKELYLGVNDFRGMIPEEIGNLSQLEVLSIPASSLTGNIPSSVFNIFSLKFMDLSKNSLSENIPSDMCDSLPNIEVLNLWTNQLSGEIPPNIWKCTHLQVLELSVNHFSGKIPSEIGSLSMLRELWLGYNDFRVILEEIGNLSQLKTLSIPASSLTGNIPSSVFNISSLKFIDLSNNILSGNIPPNIWKCTHLEILSLSANNLSDSMVQFQAPSTMLPNLYCWA; encoded by the exons ATGGagaattttattttgtcatttgcCGTTTCAGTCTTGTTATTACATAGCTTTGCCCTCTCCTTGAATTCTATCACCACTGATAAGCATGCACTTATTTCCTTCAAAAACTCCATCACTTCCGACCCTTATGCTATCTTGAGCGCCAATTGGTCCCAAAACAACACATCAGTCTGTAATTGGATTGGTGTGTCGTGCGGCCTCAAACACGGCCGTGTCACAGCTCTTAATCTCTCTGGCTACGGCCTTGTTGGAACTGTTGCTCCACATCTCGGAAACCTTACGTTTCTCAGATATTTGGACATCAGTTTCAACAATTTCAGTGGATTCTTACCCTTTGAGCTCTCTAAACTGCGTCATTTGAAGGTGATGAATGTGGGAGCGAATTCATTCACCGGAGAAATACCAACATGGTTGGGCAGTTTACCTCGTCTAGAGAAACTCTATTTGTACAAGAATACTTTCTTAGGTACAATCCCTTCATCTTTGTCTAACAATACCAAGAACCAGATGTTACAAATATTAAACTTAAACTATAACCAGTTAAGTGGGTCCATACCATATGCTATTTTCAATGTGTCTTCCCTTAGAGAAATTAGAATTAGAAATAATAGCCTATCTGGTTGGCTACCGAGTGAAATGTGCGATAATCTCCCAAATATTGAAGCACTTGATATTTCGGCCAACCAACTTTCCGGAGAAATTCCACCAAACATATGGAAATGCAGACATCTTCAAGAGCTGAAATTATCTACCAATCATTTCAATGGAAAAATCCCAAGTGAAATTGGAAGTTTGAGTAGGCTTAAAGAGCTGTACTTGGGCGTGAACGATTTCAGAG gAATGATCCCTGAAGAAATAGGGAATCTTTCACAGTTAGAGGTGTTAAGCATCCCAGCCTCCTCTCTTACCGGAAATATTCCATCTTCAGTGTTCAACATATTTTCACTGAAATTCATGGACCTCTCTAAAAACAGTTTATCTGAAAATATCCCAAGTGATATGTGCGACAGTCTTCCAAATATTGAAGTACTTAATCTTTGGACCAATCAACTTTCTGGAGAAATTCCACCAAACATATGGAAATGCACCCACCTTCAAGTCTTGGAATTATCTGTTAATCATTTCAGTGGAAAAATCCCAAGTGAAATTGGAAGTTTGAGTATGCTTAGAGAGTTGTGGCTCGGCTATAATGATTTCAGAG TGATACTTGAAGAAATAGGGAATCTTTCACAGCTCAAGACATTAAGTATCCCAGCCTCCTCTCTAACCGGAAATATTCCATCTTCAGTGTTCAACATTTCTTCATTGAAATTCATCGACCTCTCTAACAACATTTTGTCTGGAAACATTCCACCAAATATATGGAAATGCACACATCTTGAGATCTTGTCATTATCCGCCAACAATCTCAGTG ACTCAATGGTCCAATTCCAAGCACCATCAACAATGCTTCCAAACTTATACTGTTGGGCTTGA
- the LOC121780800 gene encoding LRR receptor-like serine/threonine-protein kinase GSO1 isoform X2: MENFILSFAVSVLLLHSFALSLNSITTDKHALISFKNSITSDPYAILSANWSQNNTSVCNWIGVSCGLKHGRVTALNLSGYGLVGTVAPHLGNLTFLRYLDISFNNFSGFLPFELSKLRHLKVMNVGANSFTGEIPTWLGSLPRLEKLYLYKNTFLGTIPSSLSNNTKNQMLQILNLNYNQLSGSIPYAIFNVSSLREIRIRNNSLSGWLPSEMCDNLPNIEALDISANQLSGEIPPNIWKCRHLQELKLSTNHFNGKIPSEIGSLSRLKELYLGVNDFRGMIPEEIGNLSQLEVLSIPASSLTGNIPSSVFNIFSLKFMDLSKNSLSENIPSDMCDSLPNIEVLNLWTNQLSGEIPPNIWKCTHLQVLELSVNHFSGKIPSEIGSLSMLRELWLGYNDFRGTLPSNMGISLLNLEILYLYSNRLNGPIPSTINNASKLILLGLSSNSFIGSIPDLGNLKQLQMLMLEHNHLRGEEYSTQELTFLSSLTKCRNLKYLTVSDNSLNGILPASIGNFSSSLQSIWLQNSHIVGVIPSEIGNLSSVLFIKLGGNQLRGPIPPLQE; encoded by the exons ATGGagaattttattttgtcatttgcCGTTTCAGTCTTGTTATTACATAGCTTTGCCCTCTCCTTGAATTCTATCACCACTGATAAGCATGCACTTATTTCCTTCAAAAACTCCATCACTTCCGACCCTTATGCTATCTTGAGCGCCAATTGGTCCCAAAACAACACATCAGTCTGTAATTGGATTGGTGTGTCGTGCGGCCTCAAACACGGCCGTGTCACAGCTCTTAATCTCTCTGGCTACGGCCTTGTTGGAACTGTTGCTCCACATCTCGGAAACCTTACGTTTCTCAGATATTTGGACATCAGTTTCAACAATTTCAGTGGATTCTTACCCTTTGAGCTCTCTAAACTGCGTCATTTGAAGGTGATGAATGTGGGAGCGAATTCATTCACCGGAGAAATACCAACATGGTTGGGCAGTTTACCTCGTCTAGAGAAACTCTATTTGTACAAGAATACTTTCTTAGGTACAATCCCTTCATCTTTGTCTAACAATACCAAGAACCAGATGTTACAAATATTAAACTTAAACTATAACCAGTTAAGTGGGTCCATACCATATGCTATTTTCAATGTGTCTTCCCTTAGAGAAATTAGAATTAGAAATAATAGCCTATCTGGTTGGCTACCGAGTGAAATGTGCGATAATCTCCCAAATATTGAAGCACTTGATATTTCGGCCAACCAACTTTCCGGAGAAATTCCACCAAACATATGGAAATGCAGACATCTTCAAGAGCTGAAATTATCTACCAATCATTTCAATGGAAAAATCCCAAGTGAAATTGGAAGTTTGAGTAGGCTTAAAGAGCTGTACTTGGGCGTGAACGATTTCAGAG gAATGATCCCTGAAGAAATAGGGAATCTTTCACAGTTAGAGGTGTTAAGCATCCCAGCCTCCTCTCTTACCGGAAATATTCCATCTTCAGTGTTCAACATATTTTCACTGAAATTCATGGACCTCTCTAAAAACAGTTTATCTGAAAATATCCCAAGTGATATGTGCGACAGTCTTCCAAATATTGAAGTACTTAATCTTTGGACCAATCAACTTTCTGGAGAAATTCCACCAAACATATGGAAATGCACCCACCTTCAAGTCTTGGAATTATCTGTTAATCATTTCAGTGGAAAAATCCCAAGTGAAATTGGAAGTTTGAGTATGCTTAGAGAGTTGTGGCTCGGCTATAATGATTTCAGAG GTACTCTTCCTTCAAATATGGGGATTTCACTTCTCAATCTTGAAATACTTTATTTGTATTCTAACAGACTCAATGGTCCAATTCCAAGCACCATCAACAATGCTTCCAAACTTATACTGTTGGGCTTGAGCAGTAACTCCTTCATTGGCTCCATACCAGACCTTGGTAATTTGAAACAGCTTCAGATGCTAATGCTCGAACATAATCATTTGCGCGGAGAGGAATATTCAACTCAGGAGTTGACATTTCTCTCTTCTTTAACTAAATGTCGAAATTTGAAGTACTTGACGGTATCAGACAATTCACTGAATGGTATCCTACCTGCTTCAATTGGGAACTTTTCCTCTTCTCTTCAAAGTATTTGGCTACAAAACAGTCACATCGTGGGAGTCATTCCTTCTGAAATTGGAAATTTAAGTAGTGTGTTGTTTATTAAACTGGGAGGTAATCAGCTGCGTGGACCCATTCCACCATTACAAGAATAA
- the LOC121780800 gene encoding LRR receptor-like serine/threonine-protein kinase FLS2 isoform X1 has translation MENFILSFAVSVLLLHSFALSLNSITTDKHALISFKNSITSDPYAILSANWSQNNTSVCNWIGVSCGLKHGRVTALNLSGYGLVGTVAPHLGNLTFLRYLDISFNNFSGFLPFELSKLRHLKVMNVGANSFTGEIPTWLGSLPRLEKLYLYKNTFLGTIPSSLSNNTKNQMLQILNLNYNQLSGSIPYAIFNVSSLREIRIRNNSLSGWLPSEMCDNLPNIEALDISANQLSGEIPPNIWKCRHLQELKLSTNHFNGKIPSEIGSLSRLKELYLGVNDFRGMIPEEIGNLSQLEVLSIPASSLTGNIPSSVFNIFSLKFMDLSKNSLSENIPSDMCDSLPNIEVLNLWTNQLSGEIPPNIWKCTHLQVLELSVNHFSGKIPSEIGSLSMLRELWLGYNDFRVILEEIGNLSQLKTLSIPASSLTGNIPSSVFNISSLKFIDLSNNILSGNIPPNIWKCTHLEILSLSANNLSGTLPSNMGISLLNLEILYLYSNRLNGPIPSTINNASKLILLGLSSNSFIGSIPDLGNLKQLQMLMLEHNHLRGEEYSTQELTFLSSLTKCRNLKYLTVSDNSLNGILPASIGNFSSSLQSIWLQNSHIVGVIPSEIGNLSSVLFIKLGGNQLRGPIPPLQE, from the exons ATGGagaattttattttgtcatttgcCGTTTCAGTCTTGTTATTACATAGCTTTGCCCTCTCCTTGAATTCTATCACCACTGATAAGCATGCACTTATTTCCTTCAAAAACTCCATCACTTCCGACCCTTATGCTATCTTGAGCGCCAATTGGTCCCAAAACAACACATCAGTCTGTAATTGGATTGGTGTGTCGTGCGGCCTCAAACACGGCCGTGTCACAGCTCTTAATCTCTCTGGCTACGGCCTTGTTGGAACTGTTGCTCCACATCTCGGAAACCTTACGTTTCTCAGATATTTGGACATCAGTTTCAACAATTTCAGTGGATTCTTACCCTTTGAGCTCTCTAAACTGCGTCATTTGAAGGTGATGAATGTGGGAGCGAATTCATTCACCGGAGAAATACCAACATGGTTGGGCAGTTTACCTCGTCTAGAGAAACTCTATTTGTACAAGAATACTTTCTTAGGTACAATCCCTTCATCTTTGTCTAACAATACCAAGAACCAGATGTTACAAATATTAAACTTAAACTATAACCAGTTAAGTGGGTCCATACCATATGCTATTTTCAATGTGTCTTCCCTTAGAGAAATTAGAATTAGAAATAATAGCCTATCTGGTTGGCTACCGAGTGAAATGTGCGATAATCTCCCAAATATTGAAGCACTTGATATTTCGGCCAACCAACTTTCCGGAGAAATTCCACCAAACATATGGAAATGCAGACATCTTCAAGAGCTGAAATTATCTACCAATCATTTCAATGGAAAAATCCCAAGTGAAATTGGAAGTTTGAGTAGGCTTAAAGAGCTGTACTTGGGCGTGAACGATTTCAGAG gAATGATCCCTGAAGAAATAGGGAATCTTTCACAGTTAGAGGTGTTAAGCATCCCAGCCTCCTCTCTTACCGGAAATATTCCATCTTCAGTGTTCAACATATTTTCACTGAAATTCATGGACCTCTCTAAAAACAGTTTATCTGAAAATATCCCAAGTGATATGTGCGACAGTCTTCCAAATATTGAAGTACTTAATCTTTGGACCAATCAACTTTCTGGAGAAATTCCACCAAACATATGGAAATGCACCCACCTTCAAGTCTTGGAATTATCTGTTAATCATTTCAGTGGAAAAATCCCAAGTGAAATTGGAAGTTTGAGTATGCTTAGAGAGTTGTGGCTCGGCTATAATGATTTCAGAG TGATACTTGAAGAAATAGGGAATCTTTCACAGCTCAAGACATTAAGTATCCCAGCCTCCTCTCTAACCGGAAATATTCCATCTTCAGTGTTCAACATTTCTTCATTGAAATTCATCGACCTCTCTAACAACATTTTGTCTGGAAACATTCCACCAAATATATGGAAATGCACACATCTTGAGATCTTGTCATTATCCGCCAACAATCTCAGTG GTACTCTTCCTTCAAATATGGGGATTTCACTTCTCAATCTTGAAATACTTTATTTGTATTCTAACAGACTCAATGGTCCAATTCCAAGCACCATCAACAATGCTTCCAAACTTATACTGTTGGGCTTGAGCAGTAACTCCTTCATTGGCTCCATACCAGACCTTGGTAATTTGAAACAGCTTCAGATGCTAATGCTCGAACATAATCATTTGCGCGGAGAGGAATATTCAACTCAGGAGTTGACATTTCTCTCTTCTTTAACTAAATGTCGAAATTTGAAGTACTTGACGGTATCAGACAATTCACTGAATGGTATCCTACCTGCTTCAATTGGGAACTTTTCCTCTTCTCTTCAAAGTATTTGGCTACAAAACAGTCACATCGTGGGAGTCATTCCTTCTGAAATTGGAAATTTAAGTAGTGTGTTGTTTATTAAACTGGGAGGTAATCAGCTGCGTGGACCCATTCCACCATTACAAGAATAA